A genomic window from Aethina tumida isolate Nest 87 chromosome 4, icAetTumi1.1, whole genome shotgun sequence includes:
- the LOC109605401 gene encoding G1/S-specific cyclin-D2-like translates to MDRRNALPPIDSHADLKSLLMQEPYFIPHINYLQTFQSQLTPFMRRQIIWWMDDLLERKGFDESLTFHAINLLDRYLCRVQIVSYDLEVVAASCLLLVTKIKSDKKLEADIISEYLDPTIIAEDIIGMEANVISALEWQVTTISSYDFANAVLDQLLQTPRYVNPIKERARKILKICLIDTRFLKLRYSQLALAVVEYVLYEVGYPGVPWFVEQFYGLFNLDANKSRVLMEFIRMTIKGEY, encoded by the coding sequence ATGGACAGAAGGAACGCTCTTCCACCCATCGACAGCCACGCTGATTTAAAAAGTCTGTTGATGCAAGAACCATACTTCATACCGCACATAAATTACTTGCAGACCTTCCAAAGCCAATTAACACCGTTCATGAGAAGGCAAATCATTTGGTGGATGGACGATTTGCTCGAGAGGAAAGGATTCGACGAGTCGCTTACGTTCCACGCCATCAATTTGTTGGACCGATACCTGTGTCGCGTCCAGATCGTCAGCTACGATCTGGAGGTTGTGGCTGCCTCCTGTCTTTTGTTGGTGACGAAAATCAAGAGCGATAAGAAGTTGGAGGCCGACATCATCAGCGAGTACTTGGATCCGACAATTATTGCTGAGGACATAATTGGAATGGAAGCGAATGTCATTTCGGCACTGGAATGGCAGGTTACTACCATATCTAGTTATGATTTCGCCAACGCCGTTTTGGACCAACTGCTACAGACGCCTCGGTATGTGAATCCCATCAAAGAAAGAGCTAGGAAAATCCTCAAGATTTGTCTGATCGACACGCGATTCCTGAAGCTTAGGTATTCGCAATTGGCTCTTGCGGTGGTTGAGTACGTGTTGTACGAAGTCGGATATCCTGGCGTTCCTTGGTTTGTTGAACAGTTTTATGGACTGTTTAATTTGGATGCAAACAAAAGTAGAGTATTGATGGAGTTTATTCGGATGACTATTAAAGGAGAATACTAA